One window from the genome of Ictidomys tridecemlineatus isolate mIctTri1 chromosome 12, mIctTri1.hap1, whole genome shotgun sequence encodes:
- the LOC101958275 gene encoding LOW QUALITY PROTEIN: reticulocalbin-1 (The sequence of the model RefSeq protein was modified relative to this genomic sequence to represent the inferred CDS: deleted 1 base in 1 codon) → MARRGRCRLLGLALGLLLALALAPRALRAKPTVRKERVVRPDSELGERPPEDNQSFQYDHEDFLGKEDSKTFDQLTPDESKERLGKIVDRIDSDGDGFVTTEELKSWIKRVQKRYIYDNVAKVWKDYDRDKDDKISWEEYKQATYGYYLGNPRVPDSSNHHTFKKMLPRDERRFKAADLDGDLTATGEEFTAFLHPEEFEHMKEIVVLETLEDIDKNGDGFVDQDEYIADMFSHEDNGPEPDWVLSEREQFSDFRDLNKDGKLDKDEIRHWILPQDYDHAQAEARHLVYESDKNKDEKLTKEEILDNWNMFVGSQATNYGEDLTKNHDEL, encoded by the exons ATGGCGCGCCGTGGCCGCTGCCGCCTCCTGGGGCTcgccctggggctgctgctggcGCTAGCGCTGGCGCCGCGGGCGCTGCGGGCCAAGCCCACGGTGCGCAAGGAGCGCGTGGTGAGGCCCGACTCGGAGCTGGGCGAGCGGCCGCCCGAGGACAACCAGAGTTTCCAGTACGACCACGAGGACTTCCTGGGCAAAGAGGACTCCAAGACCTTCGATCAGCTCACCCCAGATGAGAGCAAGGAGAGGCTGGGGAAGATTGTTGATCGAATTGACAGTGATGGGGATGGCTTTGTCACCACCGAGGAGCTGAAAAGTTGGATCAAACGGGTGCAGAAAAGATACATCTATGATAATGTTGCTAAAGTCTGGAAGGATTATGATAGAGACAAAGACGATAAAATTTCCTGGGAAGAATACAAACAAGCCACCTATGGATACTACCTGGGAAACCCCAGAGTTCCA GATAGTTCCAATCATCACACCTTCAAAAAGATGCTGCCACGTGATGAGAGAAGGTTCAAGGCTGCAGACCTCGATGGGGACCTGACAGCTACTGGAGAGGAGTTCACTGCCTTTCTACATCCTGAGGAGTTTGAGCATATGAAGGAAATTGTGGTGTTGGAAACTCTGGAGGACATCGACAAGAACGGGGATGGGTTTGTGGACCAGGATGAGTACATTGCCGATATGTTTTCTCACGAGGATAATGGCCCCGAGCCAGACTGGGTTTTGTCTGAACGGGAGCAGTTCAGTGACTTCCGGGATCTGAACAAGGATGGGAAGCTGGACAAAGACGAGATTCGCCACTGGATCCTCCCTCAAGATTATGACCATGCCCAGGCCGAGGCCAGGCACCTGGTATACGAGTCGGATAAGAACAAGGATGAGAAGCTAACTAAAGAGGAGATACTAGACAACTGGAACATGTTTGTTGGAAGCCAAGCTACCAATTATGGGGAAGATCTCACTAAAAATCATGATGAACTTTGA